The Calothrix sp. PCC 7507 DNA segment GGATATTCACTGCTTTCATATCTGCTTCATCTAACCGAGAGAAATTTCGCAGAGATAGCACAATTTCTTTAATTCTCTCAGCGCCAACCTTCATCGAAGCTAGTAACTGTGGCAAGTCTGTAGCTAAGAAATCAATATCAATTGCTTCAGCCTCATCTTCAATCTCTGGGACTGGTTGGGGATAGTATTGTTGATAAAGCTGCAAAAGTTTGAGTAAATCTTCAATATAGTCATTGGCAGGTGCAATATTACTATAAATAAAGCTGACTGGGTTATTAATTTCGTGTGCTACTCCTGCCACTAACTGTCCTAAACTGGACATCTTTTCTGTATGAATTAGTTGAGATTGAGCTTGTTTTAATTCTCGTAAAGTTTGCTCTAGTTCTTGCGCTTGGTGTCGTAATGTATTTTTTTGTTCACTCAACAAGATGACTTGGGCTTGTGTCTGTTTAGATAAATGTATTTGTCGCCAACCTATAACTGTAGCGATGACAAGTAACCCACCTAATATGGAAGCAAGTATATTGAGAGATTCTAATTGAGATTCGATATTTTGGCGGGGTATGACTAGTGCTATTGACCAATTGGCTTGTTTGAGAGGAACATGTGCAACATACTTGCTTGTACCGTCAATATGAATGAGTGCAATTTTCAGTTCTTTGTTTAGCATGTGACGAGCGATCGCTGCTAAATTGGGGTCAGGTGACTCCAGAAAACTGACTGCTGGTTTTTCTGCTGTGGAAATTAATTCTGGATTAGGGTGAGCAATAGCATATCCCTGAGAGTTGAGTGCAAAGGCATAGCTATTTTTGCCGTATTTCAGTTTATTGACTACTTGGGTCACACGATCTACTTTGAGACTAGCGAAAATCACTGCTTTGGGAACGCCGATTCCATTACTTTGGTAAATGGGAGAGGCCACTGCTATAGCAGGAAGTCCCGTAGTCCGACCAATGAAAGGATCGGAAATATTGACCTGTCCTAAA contains these protein-coding regions:
- a CDS encoding ATP-binding protein, producing MILASQQKLQDVLKIWRYRLQLNKRSRALTTPLILIGTTLAISVIAITSYKIVREIILQQVQEKALLEVRQGADKIDQWLAIRSSEVKTIANTKTVRSLNWSEIEPYLQPEIKRINEFFVFGLTYPDGSFYTTEAGKSKQKNNDRDYIQKGFLGQVNISDPFIGRTTGLPAIAVASPIYQSNGIGVPKAVIFASLKVDRVTQVVNKLKYGKNSYAFALNSQGYAIAHPNPELISTAEKPAVSFLESPDPNLAAIARHMLNKELKIALIHIDGTSKYVAHVPLKQANWSIALVIPRQNIESQLESLNILASILGGLLVIATVIGWRQIHLSKQTQAQVILLSEQKNTLRHQAQELEQTLRELKQAQSQLIHTEKMSSLGQLVAGVAHEINNPVSFIYSNIAPANDYIEDLLKLLQLYQQYYPQPVPEIEDEAEAIDIDFLATDLPQLLASMKVGAERIKEIVLSLRNFSRLDEADMKAVNIHEGIDSTLMILESRFKATSNRPAIEVNKQYGDIPNINCYAGQLNQVFINILTNAIDAIEESFTINHLSLKEDKGQIRIHTEITSNKQVIIRIVDNGLGIPENIQQRLFDPFFTTKPVGKGTGLGLSISYQIVTEKHQGKLECISALGKGTEFAISIPLHQSK